One window of the Macaca thibetana thibetana isolate TM-01 chromosome 1, ASM2454274v1, whole genome shotgun sequence genome contains the following:
- the PPFIA4 gene encoding liprin-alpha-4 isoform X10 yields MCEVMPTINEGDPLGPPLGADADANFEQLMVNMLDEREKLLESLRESQETLAATQSRLQDALHERDQLQRHLNSALPQEFATLTRELSMCREQLLEREEEISELKAERNNTRLLLEHLECLVSRHERSLRMTVVKRQAQSPSGVSSEVEVLKALKSLFEHHKALDEKVRERLRAALERVTTLEEQLAGAHQQVSALQQGAGVLDGAAEEEGTVELGPKRLWKEDAGRVEELQELLEKQNFELSQARERLVTLTATVTELEEDLGTARRDLIKSEELSSKHQRDLREALAQKEDMEERITTLEKRYLAAQREATSIHDLNDKLENELANKESLHRQAEERHGNIEEHLRQLEGQLEEKNQELARVRQREKMNEDHNKRLSDTVDRLLSESNERLQLHLKERMAALEEKGRLSEEIEKLRQEVDQLKGRGGPFVDGVHSRSHMGSAADVRFSLGTTTHAPPGVHRRYSALREESAKDWETSPLPGMLAPAAAPAFDSDPEISDADEDEPGGLVGSADVVSPSGHSDAQTLAMMLQEQLDAINEEIRMIQEEKESTELRAEEIETRVTSGSMEALNLKQLRKRGSIPTSLTALSLASASPPLSGRSTPKLTSRSAAQDLDRMGVMTLPSDLRKHRRKLLSPVSREENREDKATIKCETSPPSSPRTLRLEKLGHPALSQEEGKSALEDQGSNPSSSNSSSQDSLHKGAKRKGIKSSIGRLFGKKEKGRLIQLSRDGATGHVLLTDSEFSMQEPMVPAKLGTQAEKDRRLKKKHQLLEDARRKGMPFAQWDGPTVVSWLELWVGMPAWYVAACRANVKSGAIMSALSDTEIQREIGISNALHRLKLRLAIQEMVSLTSPSAPPTSRTSSGNVWVTHEEMETLETSTKTTLAYGDMNHEWIGNEWLPSLGLPQYRSYFMECLVDARMLDHLTKKDLRVHLKMVDSFHRTSLQYGIMCLKRLNYDRKELEKRREESQHEIKDVLVWTNDQVVHWVQSIGLRDYAGNLHESGVHGALLALDENFDHNTLALILQIPTQNTQARQVMEREFNNLLALGTDRKLDDGDDKVFRRAPSWRKRFRPREHHGGGGMLSASAETLPAGFRVSTLGSLQPPPAPPKKIMPEAHSHYLYGHMLSAFRD; encoded by the exons GAATTTGCCACCTTAACCCGGGAGCTGAGCATGTGTCGGGAACAGCTTCTAGAGCGGGAGGAAGAGATATCAGAGTTGAAAGCAGAACGGAATAACACACGG CTGCTTCTGGAACATCTGGAGTGCCTGGTGTCCCGCCATGAACGGTCACTGCGGATGACTGTGGTGAAGCGCCAGGCCCAGTCACCTTCGGGAGTCTCCAGTGAGGTGGAGGTGCTGAAGGCCCTCAAGTCACTGTTTGAGCACCACAAGGCCCTGGATGAGAAG GTGCGAGAGCGGCTCCGGGCAGCGCTGGAGCGAGTCACCACCTTGGAGGAGCAGCTGGCAGGTGCCCACCAGCAG GTGTCTGCCCTGCAGCAGGGGGCAGGGGTGCTGGATGGAGCGGCAGAAGAGGAGGGGACTGTGGAGCTGGGGCCAAAACGCCTGTGGAAG GAGGATGCGGGCCGGGTGGAGGAGCTGCAGGAGCTCCTGGAGAAGCAGAACTTTGAGTTGAGCCAGGCCCGGGAGCGACTGGTCACCCTGACAGCAACCGTGACTGAACTCGAGGAGGACCTGGGCACGGCCCGCCGGGACCTCATCAAGTCGGAGGAGCTGAGCAGCAAGCATCAGCGGGACCTCCGGGAG GCTCTGGCCCAGAAGGAGGACATGGAAGAGCGGATTACTACACTGGAGAAGCGCTACCTGGCTGCTCAGCGTGAGGCAACATCCATCCATGACCTCAATGACAAGCTGGAGAATGAGTTGGCCAACAAGGAGTCCCTGCACCGCCAG GCTGAAGAACGACATGGCAACATTGAGGAGCACCTGCGGCAGCTGGAGGGACAGCTGGAGGAGAAGAACCAGGAGCTGGCACGG GTGCGCCAGCGGGAAAAGATGAACGAGGACCACAACAAGCGGCTGTCGGACACAGTGGACCGGCTGCTCAGCGAGTCCAACGAGCGTCTACAGCTCCACCTGAAGGAGCGCATGGCAGCCCTGGAGGAGAAG GGCCGCCTGTCTGAAGAGATTGAGAAGCTGCGCCAAGAGGTGGACCAGCTGAAGGGCCGAGGGGGCCCGTTTGTGGATGGCGTGCACTCCAG GTCGCACATGGGCAGTGCAGCAGACGTGCGGTTCTCCCTGGGCACAACCACACACGCACCCCCAGGCGTGCATCGCCGCTACTCGGCATTGAGGGAAGAGTCTGCCAAG GACTGGGAGACTTCTCCGTTGCCTGGGATGCTGGCCCCGGCAGCCGCCCCTGCCTTTGACAGTGACCCTGAGATCTCCGACGCAGATGAGGATGAGCCAGGGGGTCTGGTGGGCTCTGCGGACGTTGTCTCCCCCAGCGGCCACTCAGATGCCCAGACCCTGGCCATGATGCTGCAGGAGCAGCTGGATGCCATCAATGAGGAAATCAG GATGATTCAGGAAGAGAAGGAGTCCACGGAGCTCCGGGCAGAGGAGATTGAGACACGTGTGACCAGTGGCAGCATGGAGGCCCTAAACCTGAAGCAGCTGCGCAAGCGCGGTTCCATCCCCACCTCTCTGACAGCCCTGTCCCTGGCCAGCGCGTCCCCACCACTCAGCGGCCGCTCTACACCTAAGCTCACCTCCCGCAGTGCTGCCCAGGACCTGGACCGAATGGGGGTCATGACCCTG CCCAGTGACTTAAGAAAGCATAGGAGGAAGCTGCTG TCGCCAGTGTCTCGGGAAGAGAACCGAGAGGATAAAGCCACCATAAAATGTGAGacttctcctccttcctcacccAGGACGCTGCGGCTAGAGAAGCTTGGCCACCCAGCCCTGAGCCAGGAAGAAGGCAAGAG TGCCTTGGAGGATCAGGGCAGCAAccccagcagcagcaacagcagcagccagGACTCCCTGCACAAGGGCGCCAAGCGCAAGGGCATCAAGTCTTCCATTGGCCGCCTGtttgggaagaaggagaagggcaGGCTGATCCAGCTGAGTCGGGATGGAGCCACAGGCCATG TTCTGCTAACAGACTCCGAGTTCAGTATGCAGGAGCCTATGGTGCCTGCCAAGCTGGGGACCCAGGCAGAGAAGGACCGGCGGCTAAAGAAGAA ACACCAGCTGCTTGAAGATGCCCGCAGGAAAGGAATGCCCTTTGCCCAGTGGGATGGTCCTACTGTGGTCTCCTGGTTGGAG CTCTGGGTGGGGATGCCTGCCTGGTACGTGGCAGCCTGCCGGGCCAACGTCAAGAGTGGTGCCATCATGTCCGCTCTGTCGGACACAGAGATCCAGCGGGAGATCGGCATCAGCAATGCCCTGCACCGACTCAAGCTCCGCCTGGCCATTCAGGAGATGGTGTCACTGACCAGCCCCTCTGCCCCGCCCACCTCCAGGACT TCTTCTGGGAATGTCTGGGTCACCCATGAAGAGATGGAAACTCTGGAAACATCTACTAAAACA ACCCTGGCCTATGGGGACATGAACCATGAGTGGATTGGGAATGAATGGCTGCCTAGCCTGGGGCTCCCGCAGTACCGCAGCTACTTCATGGAGTGCCTGGTGGACGCCCGCATGCTGGACCACCTCACCAAGAAGGACCTGCGGGTCCACCTGAAGATGGTGGACAGCTTCCATCG AACCAGTCTTCAGTATGGCATCATGTGTCTGAAGAGGCTGAATTATGACCGGAAGGAGCTGGAGAAGAGGCGAGAGGAGAGCCAGCACGAGATCAAGG ATGTGCTAGTCTGGACCAACGACCAGGTGGTTCATTGGGTTCAGTCTATTGGGCTCCGGGATTATGCCGGAAACCTGCATGAGAGTGGTGTGCATGGAGCCTTGCTGGCCCTGGACGAGAACTTTGACCACAACACACTGGCCCTGATCCTTCAGATCCCCACACAGAACACCCAG GCACGCCAGGTGATGGAAAGAGAGTTCAATAACCTGTTGGCCTTGGGCACAGACCGGAAGCTGGATGAC GGGGATGACAAGGTGTTCCGCCGCGCGCCCTCCTGGAGGAAGCGCTTCCGGCCGCGGGAGCACCACGGTGGCGGCGGCATGCTCAGCGCCTCGGCGGAGACCCTCCCGGCGGGCTTCCGTGTGTCCACCCTGGGGTCCCTGCAGCCCCCACCGGCCCCGCCAAAGAAGATCATGCCTGAAG ctCACTCCCACTATCTCTACGGACACATGCTCTCCGCCTTCCGGGACTAG
- the PPFIA4 gene encoding liprin-alpha-4 isoform X2 produces MCEVMPTINEGDPLGPPLGADADANFEQLMVNMLDEREKLLESLRESQETLAATQSRLQDALHERDQLQRHLNSALPQEFATLTRELSMCREQLLEREEEISELKAERNNTRLLLEHLECLVSRHERSLRMTVVKRQAQSPSGVSSEVEVLKALKSLFEHHKALDEKVRERLRAALERVTTLEEQLAGAHQQVSALQQGAGVLDGAAEEEGTVELGPKRLWKEDAGRVEELQELLEKQNFELSQARERLVTLTATVTELEEDLGTARRDLIKSEELSSKHQRDLREALAQKEDMEERITTLEKRYLAAQREATSIHDLNDKLENELANKESLHRQCEEKARHLQELLEVAEQKLQQTMRKAETLPEVEAELAQRIAALTKAEERHGNIEEHLRQLEGQLEEKNQELARVRQREKMNEDHNKRLSDTVDRLLSESNERLQLHLKERMAALEEKNTLIQELESSQRQIEEQHHHKGRLSEEIEKLRQEVDQLKGRGGPFVDGVHSRSHMGSAADVRFSLGTTTHAPPGVHRRYSALREESAKDWETSPLPGMLAPAAAPAFDSDPEISDADEDEPGGLVGSADVVSPSGHSDAQTLAMMLQEQLDAINEEIRMIQEEKESTELRAEEIETRVTSGSMEALNLKQLRKRGSIPTSLTALSLASASPPLSGRSTPKLTSRSAAQDLDRMGVMTLPSDLRKHRRKLLSPVSREENREDKATIKCETSPPSSPRTLRLEKLGHPALSQEEGKSALEDQGSNPSSSNSSSQDSLHKGAKRKGIKSSIGRLFGKKEKGRLIQLSRDGATGHVLLTDSEFSMQEPMVPAKLGTQAEKDRRLKKKHQLLEDARRKGMPFAQWDGPTVVSWLELWVGMPAWYVAACRANVKSGAIMSALSDTEIQREIGISNALHRLKLRLAIQEMVSLTSPSAPPTSRTSSGNVWVTHEEMETLETSTKTDSEEGSWAQTLAYGDMNHEWIGNEWLPSLGLPQYRSYFMECLVDARMLDHLTKKDLRVHLKMVDSFHRTSLQYGIMCLKRLNYDRKELEKRREESQHEIKDVLVWTNDQVVHWVQSIGLRDYAGNLHESGVHGALLALDENFDHNTLALILQIPTQNTQARQVMEREFNNLLALGTDRKLDDGDDKVFRRAPSWRKRFRPREHHGGGGMLSASAETLPAGFRVSTLGSLQPPPAPPKKIMPEAHSHYLYGHMLSAFRD; encoded by the exons GAATTTGCCACCTTAACCCGGGAGCTGAGCATGTGTCGGGAACAGCTTCTAGAGCGGGAGGAAGAGATATCAGAGTTGAAAGCAGAACGGAATAACACACGG CTGCTTCTGGAACATCTGGAGTGCCTGGTGTCCCGCCATGAACGGTCACTGCGGATGACTGTGGTGAAGCGCCAGGCCCAGTCACCTTCGGGAGTCTCCAGTGAGGTGGAGGTGCTGAAGGCCCTCAAGTCACTGTTTGAGCACCACAAGGCCCTGGATGAGAAG GTGCGAGAGCGGCTCCGGGCAGCGCTGGAGCGAGTCACCACCTTGGAGGAGCAGCTGGCAGGTGCCCACCAGCAG GTGTCTGCCCTGCAGCAGGGGGCAGGGGTGCTGGATGGAGCGGCAGAAGAGGAGGGGACTGTGGAGCTGGGGCCAAAACGCCTGTGGAAG GAGGATGCGGGCCGGGTGGAGGAGCTGCAGGAGCTCCTGGAGAAGCAGAACTTTGAGTTGAGCCAGGCCCGGGAGCGACTGGTCACCCTGACAGCAACCGTGACTGAACTCGAGGAGGACCTGGGCACGGCCCGCCGGGACCTCATCAAGTCGGAGGAGCTGAGCAGCAAGCATCAGCGGGACCTCCGGGAG GCTCTGGCCCAGAAGGAGGACATGGAAGAGCGGATTACTACACTGGAGAAGCGCTACCTGGCTGCTCAGCGTGAGGCAACATCCATCCATGACCTCAATGACAAGCTGGAGAATGAGTTGGCCAACAAGGAGTCCCTGCACCGCCAG TGTGAGGAGAAGGCCCGACACCTGCAGGAGCTGCTGGAGGTGGCAGAGCAGAAGCTGCAGCAGACGATGCGCAAGGCAGAGACGCTgccagaggtggaggctgagcTGGCCCAGAGAATTGCAGCCCTCACCAAG GCTGAAGAACGACATGGCAACATTGAGGAGCACCTGCGGCAGCTGGAGGGACAGCTGGAGGAGAAGAACCAGGAGCTGGCACGG GTGCGCCAGCGGGAAAAGATGAACGAGGACCACAACAAGCGGCTGTCGGACACAGTGGACCGGCTGCTCAGCGAGTCCAACGAGCGTCTACAGCTCCACCTGAAGGAGCGCATGGCAGCCCTGGAGGAGAAG AACACGTTgatccaggagttggagagctcCCAGCGGCAGATTGAGGAGCAGCACCACCACAAG GGCCGCCTGTCTGAAGAGATTGAGAAGCTGCGCCAAGAGGTGGACCAGCTGAAGGGCCGAGGGGGCCCGTTTGTGGATGGCGTGCACTCCAG GTCGCACATGGGCAGTGCAGCAGACGTGCGGTTCTCCCTGGGCACAACCACACACGCACCCCCAGGCGTGCATCGCCGCTACTCGGCATTGAGGGAAGAGTCTGCCAAG GACTGGGAGACTTCTCCGTTGCCTGGGATGCTGGCCCCGGCAGCCGCCCCTGCCTTTGACAGTGACCCTGAGATCTCCGACGCAGATGAGGATGAGCCAGGGGGTCTGGTGGGCTCTGCGGACGTTGTCTCCCCCAGCGGCCACTCAGATGCCCAGACCCTGGCCATGATGCTGCAGGAGCAGCTGGATGCCATCAATGAGGAAATCAG GATGATTCAGGAAGAGAAGGAGTCCACGGAGCTCCGGGCAGAGGAGATTGAGACACGTGTGACCAGTGGCAGCATGGAGGCCCTAAACCTGAAGCAGCTGCGCAAGCGCGGTTCCATCCCCACCTCTCTGACAGCCCTGTCCCTGGCCAGCGCGTCCCCACCACTCAGCGGCCGCTCTACACCTAAGCTCACCTCCCGCAGTGCTGCCCAGGACCTGGACCGAATGGGGGTCATGACCCTG CCCAGTGACTTAAGAAAGCATAGGAGGAAGCTGCTG TCGCCAGTGTCTCGGGAAGAGAACCGAGAGGATAAAGCCACCATAAAATGTGAGacttctcctccttcctcacccAGGACGCTGCGGCTAGAGAAGCTTGGCCACCCAGCCCTGAGCCAGGAAGAAGGCAAGAG TGCCTTGGAGGATCAGGGCAGCAAccccagcagcagcaacagcagcagccagGACTCCCTGCACAAGGGCGCCAAGCGCAAGGGCATCAAGTCTTCCATTGGCCGCCTGtttgggaagaaggagaagggcaGGCTGATCCAGCTGAGTCGGGATGGAGCCACAGGCCATG TTCTGCTAACAGACTCCGAGTTCAGTATGCAGGAGCCTATGGTGCCTGCCAAGCTGGGGACCCAGGCAGAGAAGGACCGGCGGCTAAAGAAGAA ACACCAGCTGCTTGAAGATGCCCGCAGGAAAGGAATGCCCTTTGCCCAGTGGGATGGTCCTACTGTGGTCTCCTGGTTGGAG CTCTGGGTGGGGATGCCTGCCTGGTACGTGGCAGCCTGCCGGGCCAACGTCAAGAGTGGTGCCATCATGTCCGCTCTGTCGGACACAGAGATCCAGCGGGAGATCGGCATCAGCAATGCCCTGCACCGACTCAAGCTCCGCCTGGCCATTCAGGAGATGGTGTCACTGACCAGCCCCTCTGCCCCGCCCACCTCCAGGACT TCTTCTGGGAATGTCTGGGTCACCCATGAAGAGATGGAAACTCTGGAAACATCTACTAAAACA GACAGTGAGGAGGGCAGCTGGGCTCAG ACCCTGGCCTATGGGGACATGAACCATGAGTGGATTGGGAATGAATGGCTGCCTAGCCTGGGGCTCCCGCAGTACCGCAGCTACTTCATGGAGTGCCTGGTGGACGCCCGCATGCTGGACCACCTCACCAAGAAGGACCTGCGGGTCCACCTGAAGATGGTGGACAGCTTCCATCG AACCAGTCTTCAGTATGGCATCATGTGTCTGAAGAGGCTGAATTATGACCGGAAGGAGCTGGAGAAGAGGCGAGAGGAGAGCCAGCACGAGATCAAGG ATGTGCTAGTCTGGACCAACGACCAGGTGGTTCATTGGGTTCAGTCTATTGGGCTCCGGGATTATGCCGGAAACCTGCATGAGAGTGGTGTGCATGGAGCCTTGCTGGCCCTGGACGAGAACTTTGACCACAACACACTGGCCCTGATCCTTCAGATCCCCACACAGAACACCCAG GCACGCCAGGTGATGGAAAGAGAGTTCAATAACCTGTTGGCCTTGGGCACAGACCGGAAGCTGGATGAC GGGGATGACAAGGTGTTCCGCCGCGCGCCCTCCTGGAGGAAGCGCTTCCGGCCGCGGGAGCACCACGGTGGCGGCGGCATGCTCAGCGCCTCGGCGGAGACCCTCCCGGCGGGCTTCCGTGTGTCCACCCTGGGGTCCCTGCAGCCCCCACCGGCCCCGCCAAAGAAGATCATGCCTGAAG ctCACTCCCACTATCTCTACGGACACATGCTCTCCGCCTTCCGGGACTAG
- the PPFIA4 gene encoding liprin-alpha-4 isoform X11, protein MCREQLLEREEEISELKAERNNTRLLLEHLECLVSRHERSLRMTVVKRQAQSPSGVSSEVEVLKALKSLFEHHKALDEKVRERLRAALERVTTLEEQLAGAHQQVSALQQGAGVLDGAAEEEGTVELGPKRLWKEDAGRVEELQELLEKQNFELSQARERLVTLTATVTELEEDLGTARRDLIKSEELSSKHQRDLREALAQKEDMEERITTLEKRYLAAQREATSIHDLNDKLENELANKESLHRQCEEKARHLQELLEVAEQKLQQTMRKAETLPEVEAELAQRIAALTKAEERHGNIEEHLRQLEGQLEEKNQELARVRQREKMNEDHNKRLSDTVDRLLSESNERLQLHLKERMAALEEKNTLIQELESSQRQIEEQHHHKGRLSEEIEKLRQEVDQLKGRGGPFVDGVHSRSHMGSAADVRFSLGTTTHAPPGVHRRYSALREESAKDWETSPLPGMLAPAAAPAFDSDPEISDADEDEPGGLVGSADVVSPSGHSDAQTLAMMLQEQLDAINEEIRMIQEEKESTELRAEEIETRVTSGSMEALNLKQLRKRGSIPTSLTALSLASASPPLSGRSTPKLTSRSAAQDLDRMGVMTLPSDLRKHRRKLLSPVSREENREDKATIKCETSPPSSPRTLRLEKLGHPALSQEEGKSALEDQGSNPSSSNSSSQDSLHKGAKRKGIKSSIGRLFGKKEKGRLIQLSRDGATGHVLLTDSEFSMQEPMVPAKLGTQAEKDRRLKKKHQLLEDARRKGMPFAQWDGPTVVSWLELWVGMPAWYVAACRANVKSGAIMSALSDTEIQREIGISNALHRLKLRLAIQEMVSLTSPSAPPTSRTSSGNVWVTHEEMETLETSTKTDSEEGSWAQTLAYGDMNHEWIGNEWLPSLGLPQYRSYFMECLVDARMLDHLTKKDLRVHLKMVDSFHRTSLQYGIMCLKRLNYDRKELEKRREESQHEIKDVLVWTNDQVVHWVQSIGLRDYAGNLHESGVHGALLALDENFDHNTLALILQIPTQNTQARQVMEREFNNLLALGTDRKLDDGDDKVFRRAPSWRKRFRPREHHGGGGMLSASAETLPAGFRVSTLGSLQPPPAPPKKIMPEAGTAGAQRLETSTVRTYSC, encoded by the exons ATGTGTCGGGAACAGCTTCTAGAGCGGGAGGAAGAGATATCAGAGTTGAAAGCAGAACGGAATAACACACGG CTGCTTCTGGAACATCTGGAGTGCCTGGTGTCCCGCCATGAACGGTCACTGCGGATGACTGTGGTGAAGCGCCAGGCCCAGTCACCTTCGGGAGTCTCCAGTGAGGTGGAGGTGCTGAAGGCCCTCAAGTCACTGTTTGAGCACCACAAGGCCCTGGATGAGAAG GTGCGAGAGCGGCTCCGGGCAGCGCTGGAGCGAGTCACCACCTTGGAGGAGCAGCTGGCAGGTGCCCACCAGCAG GTGTCTGCCCTGCAGCAGGGGGCAGGGGTGCTGGATGGAGCGGCAGAAGAGGAGGGGACTGTGGAGCTGGGGCCAAAACGCCTGTGGAAG GAGGATGCGGGCCGGGTGGAGGAGCTGCAGGAGCTCCTGGAGAAGCAGAACTTTGAGTTGAGCCAGGCCCGGGAGCGACTGGTCACCCTGACAGCAACCGTGACTGAACTCGAGGAGGACCTGGGCACGGCCCGCCGGGACCTCATCAAGTCGGAGGAGCTGAGCAGCAAGCATCAGCGGGACCTCCGGGAG GCTCTGGCCCAGAAGGAGGACATGGAAGAGCGGATTACTACACTGGAGAAGCGCTACCTGGCTGCTCAGCGTGAGGCAACATCCATCCATGACCTCAATGACAAGCTGGAGAATGAGTTGGCCAACAAGGAGTCCCTGCACCGCCAG TGTGAGGAGAAGGCCCGACACCTGCAGGAGCTGCTGGAGGTGGCAGAGCAGAAGCTGCAGCAGACGATGCGCAAGGCAGAGACGCTgccagaggtggaggctgagcTGGCCCAGAGAATTGCAGCCCTCACCAAG GCTGAAGAACGACATGGCAACATTGAGGAGCACCTGCGGCAGCTGGAGGGACAGCTGGAGGAGAAGAACCAGGAGCTGGCACGG GTGCGCCAGCGGGAAAAGATGAACGAGGACCACAACAAGCGGCTGTCGGACACAGTGGACCGGCTGCTCAGCGAGTCCAACGAGCGTCTACAGCTCCACCTGAAGGAGCGCATGGCAGCCCTGGAGGAGAAG AACACGTTgatccaggagttggagagctcCCAGCGGCAGATTGAGGAGCAGCACCACCACAAG GGCCGCCTGTCTGAAGAGATTGAGAAGCTGCGCCAAGAGGTGGACCAGCTGAAGGGCCGAGGGGGCCCGTTTGTGGATGGCGTGCACTCCAG GTCGCACATGGGCAGTGCAGCAGACGTGCGGTTCTCCCTGGGCACAACCACACACGCACCCCCAGGCGTGCATCGCCGCTACTCGGCATTGAGGGAAGAGTCTGCCAAG GACTGGGAGACTTCTCCGTTGCCTGGGATGCTGGCCCCGGCAGCCGCCCCTGCCTTTGACAGTGACCCTGAGATCTCCGACGCAGATGAGGATGAGCCAGGGGGTCTGGTGGGCTCTGCGGACGTTGTCTCCCCCAGCGGCCACTCAGATGCCCAGACCCTGGCCATGATGCTGCAGGAGCAGCTGGATGCCATCAATGAGGAAATCAG GATGATTCAGGAAGAGAAGGAGTCCACGGAGCTCCGGGCAGAGGAGATTGAGACACGTGTGACCAGTGGCAGCATGGAGGCCCTAAACCTGAAGCAGCTGCGCAAGCGCGGTTCCATCCCCACCTCTCTGACAGCCCTGTCCCTGGCCAGCGCGTCCCCACCACTCAGCGGCCGCTCTACACCTAAGCTCACCTCCCGCAGTGCTGCCCAGGACCTGGACCGAATGGGGGTCATGACCCTG CCCAGTGACTTAAGAAAGCATAGGAGGAAGCTGCTG TCGCCAGTGTCTCGGGAAGAGAACCGAGAGGATAAAGCCACCATAAAATGTGAGacttctcctccttcctcacccAGGACGCTGCGGCTAGAGAAGCTTGGCCACCCAGCCCTGAGCCAGGAAGAAGGCAAGAG TGCCTTGGAGGATCAGGGCAGCAAccccagcagcagcaacagcagcagccagGACTCCCTGCACAAGGGCGCCAAGCGCAAGGGCATCAAGTCTTCCATTGGCCGCCTGtttgggaagaaggagaagggcaGGCTGATCCAGCTGAGTCGGGATGGAGCCACAGGCCATG TTCTGCTAACAGACTCCGAGTTCAGTATGCAGGAGCCTATGGTGCCTGCCAAGCTGGGGACCCAGGCAGAGAAGGACCGGCGGCTAAAGAAGAA ACACCAGCTGCTTGAAGATGCCCGCAGGAAAGGAATGCCCTTTGCCCAGTGGGATGGTCCTACTGTGGTCTCCTGGTTGGAG CTCTGGGTGGGGATGCCTGCCTGGTACGTGGCAGCCTGCCGGGCCAACGTCAAGAGTGGTGCCATCATGTCCGCTCTGTCGGACACAGAGATCCAGCGGGAGATCGGCATCAGCAATGCCCTGCACCGACTCAAGCTCCGCCTGGCCATTCAGGAGATGGTGTCACTGACCAGCCCCTCTGCCCCGCCCACCTCCAGGACT TCTTCTGGGAATGTCTGGGTCACCCATGAAGAGATGGAAACTCTGGAAACATCTACTAAAACA GACAGTGAGGAGGGCAGCTGGGCTCAG ACCCTGGCCTATGGGGACATGAACCATGAGTGGATTGGGAATGAATGGCTGCCTAGCCTGGGGCTCCCGCAGTACCGCAGCTACTTCATGGAGTGCCTGGTGGACGCCCGCATGCTGGACCACCTCACCAAGAAGGACCTGCGGGTCCACCTGAAGATGGTGGACAGCTTCCATCG AACCAGTCTTCAGTATGGCATCATGTGTCTGAAGAGGCTGAATTATGACCGGAAGGAGCTGGAGAAGAGGCGAGAGGAGAGCCAGCACGAGATCAAGG ATGTGCTAGTCTGGACCAACGACCAGGTGGTTCATTGGGTTCAGTCTATTGGGCTCCGGGATTATGCCGGAAACCTGCATGAGAGTGGTGTGCATGGAGCCTTGCTGGCCCTGGACGAGAACTTTGACCACAACACACTGGCCCTGATCCTTCAGATCCCCACACAGAACACCCAG GCACGCCAGGTGATGGAAAGAGAGTTCAATAACCTGTTGGCCTTGGGCACAGACCGGAAGCTGGATGAC GGGGATGACAAGGTGTTCCGCCGCGCGCCCTCCTGGAGGAAGCGCTTCCGGCCGCGGGAGCACCACGGTGGCGGCGGCATGCTCAGCGCCTCGGCGGAGACCCTCCCGGCGGGCTTCCGTGTGTCCACCCTGGGGTCCCTGCAGCCCCCACCGGCCCCGCCAAAGAAGATCATGCCTGAAG CCGGGACGGCGGGGGCGCAGAGACTGGAGACCTCCACGGTTCGGACCTACTCCTGCTGA